The region gtgtttttatttattttattacgacgataataacataaaatgaaaataaaataaaacatttcattGATTTGTCTAccccaaattaacggaacttttataaaatagaatattttATTAACAAAAACGGGTTATAATAACGGAATAAATTTTTGGTTTGTCACATTTGCACATAGTATGCCTCATCTTTGACCTTCTCTTTATTTTCAATAATCTTTTTCAACATACAATCTCTTGCTAAATGATTTTTAGCAATGCAATAATTACATTCATAACCAGAATCACCAACAAGTTTCTTCTTAGTATGAACTTCACTATTAGTAGAAGATTTCATCACATTTTCGACACTCTTGTTTCGTGAATTGTTGTTAAATTCCAGAGAAGCTTTTGCTTTTAAAATTTCAGGATCTAGGTTTATTTGAAAATTTCTTAGCTAAATTATTTGAATAATATGCAACAACTTCACCATTAGAATTTGTGAATAACTCCTTGTCATCACTACCATCTTTAATCTCAGAATCATCTTCTTTAACATCTTTCACTTTTGACACCGAAGAAATAGGACCACCATAtactgttctttctttttctgCCGCTTCATTCCTTTCCTTTACATCATCTTCATGAGCTTTGAGCATGTTGAAGAGAACAAAAAAGATTATGTATCAAAATTTTCAAGAGATTTCAGAAGAACACTTATCCTTTCCATTCTTTTCTTAGTCCTTGAATGAACATTATATTTTGTTCCAAAGAACTTTTCTCCAACTGATATATTTCCATTTGATACACCTTGTCATCAAATATATTGAAAGCTAGATCAATAGATTCATTTTCTTTTAGTTTGAAATATGAGAGATAAAAGAGAAGTTGAGTAGTTGAGCTTTGTTTTGCTCTTTTAGTTCCTTGAAATTTAGCTTTTAATCTTAACCAAATTTCTTGTGTAGATTTGCAACTTCTACTATACGCATAAACAGGAAAAGGAAGAGCTCATTGCAATTCTCTCATACATCTCttatcattttctcattttttttcttactGAAGTACCACAACTTTTTCATCAGTTGCATCTCTAAAAGAGGTAGCTCGATTATCGTCATTTTCACCTTATTTTATAGGTCTCCAAAATGATCATCCAAACCTTTGAGATAATGTTCCATTCTATCACCCATTGATTGTAAAATTCAGGAAGTAGCATGGTGTTTTTGTCGACAATTTGAGAAGATTTACGTAGTTCATGATAGTGTTTGTATTCAAACTTTCCAttgaatttatatttaattcATACAAATTGATTTTGAACAAATGACATAATTGAAAACCACAAAAAGGTTTGAAGAAATGTCTTTCAAGTGCGGAAATTAGAtctaaaattaaaaatgaaatgaaTTCTCCGAAAGAGTTAAAACATTTTTGTTCTGATACCACTTGAATAGTTATGAAATAAATAAtatgaatcaaatcaatgattaaaTGCAACAACACAACATGATCAATAAGGATATTATAGTATAAAACATATAACAGAGAGTATGCCAGGTGTGAGTGTGCAGAAAGCGTTAATGACCCATTAACCTACATCACAAAAGTACATTATTATAATAAACTAAAGTACATTTATATAATGGCTTAAAAGTTAAGTATATTTCTATAATAAATTAAACTACATCGCAATTACGGTTTACATATTGAATTGTGTTACCAATTTTAGGTTGTAAGGTTGCGTGATGATCATTCCACCGTGTGACATACACAAGACTAAATTCAAGAACAAATGGCCTGGTTTTTGAGATAGTGGAATATGTTCGGTAATCAACCCCGTAATACACCCGATAGCGCATACGATGATAATGAATAAGTATTTTGGAACAATGAAATGTGTAAACACTTGGTATTGTTTTGTTTTGTGTTAATTCTTAGTTGATATGAAATAATTGTGTAAAACTTGGCATTGGTACACTTTTTATGTATTTTGACACTTTAATTGTAATGTTGAACTAGGTTTGTGTTTGAGTATGGTTATTATTAACTTTttagtttgtttatttatttatttatttttattttattttacatattgacaaaaaaataaaaactaaatacttttatatattacaacttttttataaataaatcgtGATTACTGACAGATTAATGACGAAATATTTGTAGAGGATTCCATCAATACTCAAGTCAAATTCGGTCAAAGGGGCACCCATCGCAAAATCATAGGAAATCCGTCAGTAAAAGATGTCATCGGTATTCAAGTCAAACTCGGTGAAAGTGGCTCCCGTCGCTAAATCCTAGCTAATCTATAGATAATATACGCTGTCAGTATGTCGTCGAAAATCTGTGGATAAATTTACCCATGACTTAAATCTTGATGGTTGTTTTCCTCCGGTCTCTGTTGTGACCGATGGAATACCGACGGATTTTGCCATTGGTATTTTGGGTTTTCTAGTAGTGACGGCACACAATCATCCTATATTTAGTTTGCTTATTTAAGTTTCCAAGTTTAGCAAAATTAGTTTGGCAACTCTATTGAAACACATGGATATTTACTTTGATTccaactagttgtgaaacccgtatattatacgggttgattaaaacaaaatattaaatagaaacgattaaatgagaagtttatttgaattcgaaatttgaaataaataaaaattatgagaaaaaaaacatgcaaaaaataaataaattaaaattatcgtttagttatcagacccgtatactaaacaggttaattataacaaaatgttaaacacaaaggtttaaactataaatttatttgaaattgaaatttaaatttaaaatttgaaattaatttcatTATGGTAAATTTaatttatggaaattaattaataatatattagaaatggaaaatgaaataaatgacaagtagaaaataaatatatctgtaaattatgacaaaataaCATGTGACAAATTAATTAGAGAATAACATGtagcaaaatcattcttatttattaggatagattTCCTAGTTAATCAATAACAAATGGTTTATCTAAATTctataaaatgtttaaaaaattgGGGCAAACTGGAAAATCTGAGAAACGtatggcttttttttttttttttttttggaattttgtatattattattattgtatgtTTAGCGTGTTAGATTCCTTGAAAACCGTTGTCATGTTGAAGGGTTTTATGATAATTATATACGTATTGAAAACAAGTATGCACGTCGAAATTTATTGGTCGATGCGACTTTGATTTTAAATTTCATTGAAATCGAGTAAAGgtgagaaaaaaaacaaaaaactggAGGTGAACTTAGATTATACAAAAGAAACACATGGGTTACGCACATGGAGAGCATCGATTAACAGTAATGAGATTAAAAGTTTATTTGGATGTAATTAATTGATGAATAAACAGACATCATAACATAAACTCTGAAAGTCGGGATTTTATAATTGAAACACATGTGTGCGCATGGAAATAGCATATTCAACCGATTAATGTTAAttgaaacacaaacaaacaacttTTACATAAAATAATCTGGTTAGTGGTTGGTGAGATTACGAATATTTTGAAAACTGTGATCAGTGAGAAAAGTTGTAGTTAAGAAATTCAGATTCACACTGCATTCAGTCTATCCGTTTTGCTCCTTCATCTGCAAATTTCCATCCTTGCCTTCCTCTGAAATCGAGAAACAATTTATCCTTTTCCTTTTCCAGATCTAAATGGCTGAAATCGTTGTTAGTGCTGTCATCACTGTGCTGTGTGAGAAACTGCTCTCTGGTGATTTGATGAAGCTGGCTCAATCTGAAGGAATCGATTCTAAGCTGAAGAAATGGAAGCAAACCTTGCCCATAATCCAAGCGGTCCTTACTGATGCAGGCCATAAGCAGATAAAAGAGAGAGCTGTTCAGTTGTGGCTGAATGATCTCCAAGATTTAGCCTATGACATAGACGATGTACTCGATGATTTGGCAACCGAAGTTGGGTTACGCAAGTTGAATCAAGACTTTCGTGATAGCACCAACACTAATAAGGTATTGAAGTTCTTTGCAAATTGTTATACTAATTTTGGTCCTCGCAACTTTATGTATGGTCGTGAGATGAGCTCTAAGCTGGATGAGATTACAACCAGATTACTTGATCTTGTTGATGTGAAAATCGGTCTGGGTTTGGACGTTAATTCAAATCTTGAAAGGTCAAATGAAAAACGTTTGGAGCAAACTTCATTGGTTGATGAGTCCAAAATCATAGGTAGGGAAGGCGATAAAGAGGTATTGATGGGGAAGTTGTTGGAGAATAATGAAAATGTAAAGATAGTATCCATAGTTGGTATGGGTGGGATCGGAAAAACAACACTTGCGAAAGTTTTGTACAACGAGGAGAAAGTGATAGAGCATTTTGAACTCATGGCATGGGTTTGTGTTTCAGAAGAATTCAATGTCTTTAATATCTGCAAGGCTATTTTTGATGGTGTAGGTGGGGAGAACAAAAGCTTTTCTACTCTTAATGACCTTCATGTGGCTCTCAAAAAAGAAATCAATAAGAAAAGGTTCCTTGTTGTTCTAGACGATGTTTGGAATGAAGACCATAGCAAGTGGGAGCTCCTCCAAATCCCTCTTCAAGGGGGACATGGGAGTAAAATTATGATCACAGCAAGGAATACCAGGGTTGCATCGGTGATGGATTCTGATGAAAGATACGATCTTGGGCTTTTGTCAAATGATGATGCTCTATCTTTACTTGCCCAACATGCACTTGGTGAGAAAAACTTTGACAAACATACAAGCCTTAGATTACATGGTGAGGGTATTGTGAGAAAATGTGGTAGATTGCCTTTGGCTTTGAAATCACTTGGGAGAGTCTTGAAGACAAGTAGAAATGGTGATGAATGGGGAAAGCTGTTAAATAGTGAGATATGGGATATACATGATGGAAGTGAGATTCTTCCAGCTCTAAGACTAAGCTACTATCATCTCCCTTCGCATTTAAAGCTATTGTTTGCATACTGCTCATTATTTCCCAAAGACTATGTTTTTAGAAAGAATGAGTTAGTCCTGCTATGGATGGGAGAAGGATTTTTGTCGGGATCAAAAGGGAACATGTCAAAGGAAAGTTTAGGTCATCAGTATTTTGAAGAACTAAAGTCAAGGTCGTtttttcaacattcaacaaatgaCAAATTAGGTTATGCGATGCATGATCTTGTAAATGACTTGGCCACAAGCGTCGCAGGAGAATTTTTCTTTAGGCTAGATGATAACATGGATGTATCAGAGATGAATGAAACTTTTGAGAAGTTTCGACACTTTTCATTTATAGGTTCTGGAGGGAGATCATATAGAAAGCTTAACGAATTACAAAGAGCCAGATGCTTGCGGACATTCTTATTGTTGTCATTTGGAGAGCAAAGTTACCCATCAGACAATGTAATCGATAAATTACTTTCTGAACTATCATTCCTAAGAGTGTTAAGCTTATCTAAATATGTAATCACAAAGATACCACAATCCATTGGTAGTCTTAAGCATCTGCGATACCTTAATTTTTCTCATACTCCAATCACATGTTTGCCGGAAGAAGTGGGTGACCTTTATAACCTACAGAGCTTAATACTTCATGGGTGTCATCACTTATCTGACTTGaaaaaaagttttgtaaagttaaTAAACTTGCGACATCTAGACATTATTGATACCCCAAAGTTGAAGAATATGCCCTTAGGGATTGGTGGATTGACGAGTTTGCAAACTCTAACCAAAGTCATTATTGAAGGAGACAAAAACGGGTTCAAAATATCCGAGCTTAAGGACTTATCGGACCTTGAAGGCGAAATTTCCTTGACTAGTCTTGAAAAAGTGATTAATCCAGTGGAAGCAAAGGATGCCAACTTACATCAAAAGAATGGTCTTGATGATTTGCGTATGGAGTGGAGTGATGTATTTGATGATTCTCGGAATGAGATGATTGAATATCAAGTACTTGAAGGGTTGAGGCCTCATTATAAGTTAAGAGAACTTGGGATTGTCTTCTACATGGGATCGATGTTCCCTAGTTGGGTCAGTGATCCCGCATTTGATGGGTTAACAGAGCTTACATTACATGGTTGCAGAAGTAAACATTTACCAACGCTTGGGCAACTACCATCACTTGAAAAGTTGTTTGTTAAAGGGATGAATGAGGTGAAGACTGTGGGTTTCGAGTTACTTGCACCTGATGATTCTTTCCTTGGCATTGCATTTCCATCGCttgaagttttggaatttgaagatATGAAAGGTTGGGAGAGATGGACAAGTAGTTGtcatgatgatgatgaaacaGCTGCTAGATCGTTTCCTTGTCTTCGTGAGATTTCTATAAAAGATTGCTTAAAACTAGCTGAAGTGTCGATTGGCTTGATACCATCACTTCAGGTTTTACACATGAAAAAAGGTTCAAAAACAGTGTTGAAACTCGTAGTTGGGAGTTCCCCGAAGTTGGAGGTATATAATTGTAAAAACTTGGCATCATTATTAGGAGACAAAGAGGTTAACTTGGGGATTAGCATGGAATGTCTTAAAGAAGTGAAATTTGATAGCTCTAATACACCGGAGAGTTTTAATTGTCCAAATAGTGTTGAAAGTTTGGAAATCCGTGATTGTGATTCGTTGACTTCCTTGACATTCTCAATGGGGCACTCCGACAAAGGTTTTGGTTTTGATCCCTTGTGTTGCCTAACATCTCTAACGTTCATTAGATGCAAGAATCTTAAGTCATTTTGTCATGAGCATTTGCAAAGTCTCCCATCTTTGACGAATTTGCATGTATTTGATTGTCCAAGTATGGATTACTCGTTTCCTTGTGGGTTGTGGCCTCCTAATTTAAGAAAACTGATGATAGGAGGGTTGAAAAAGCCTATGTCGGA is a window of Lactuca sativa cultivar Salinas chromosome 1, Lsat_Salinas_v11, whole genome shotgun sequence DNA encoding:
- the LOC111880145 gene encoding putative disease resistance RPP13-like protein 1 translates to MAEIVVSAVITVLCEKLLSGDLMKLAQSEGIDSKLKKWKQTLPIIQAVLTDAGHKQIKERAVQLWLNDLQDLAYDIDDVLDDLATEVGLRKLNQDFRDSTNTNKVLKFFANCYTNFGPRNFMYGREMSSKLDEITTRLLDLVDVKIGLGLDVNSNLERSNEKRLEQTSLVDESKIIGREGDKEVLMGKLLENNENVKIVSIVGMGGIGKTTLAKVLYNEEKVIEHFELMAWVCVSEEFNVFNICKAIFDGVGGENKSFSTLNDLHVALKKEINKKRFLVVLDDVWNEDHSKWELLQIPLQGGHGSKIMITARNTRVASVMDSDERYDLGLLSNDDALSLLAQHALGEKNFDKHTSLRLHGEGIVRKCGRLPLALKSLGRVLKTSRNGDEWGKLLNSEIWDIHDGSEILPALRLSYYHLPSHLKLLFAYCSLFPKDYVFRKNELVLLWMGEGFLSGSKGNMSKESLGHQYFEELKSRSFFQHSTNDKLGYAMHDLVNDLATSVAGEFFFRLDDNMDVSEMNETFEKFRHFSFIGSGGRSYRKLNELQRARCLRTFLLLSFGEQSYPSDNVIDKLLSELSFLRVLSLSKYVITKIPQSIGSLKHLRYLNFSHTPITCLPEEVGDLYNLQSLILHGCHHLSDLKKSFVKLINLRHLDIIDTPKLKNMPLGIGGLTSLQTLTKVIIEGDKNGFKISELKDLSDLEGEISLTSLEKVINPVEAKDANLHQKNGLDDLRMEWSDVFDDSRNEMIEYQVLEGLRPHYKLRELGIVFYMGSMFPSWVSDPAFDGLTELTLHGCRSKHLPTLGQLPSLEKLFVKGMNEVKTVGFELLAPDDSFLGIAFPSLEVLEFEDMKGWERWTSSCHDDDETAARSFPCLREISIKDCLKLAEVSIGLIPSLQVLHMKKGSKTVLKLVVGSSPKLEVYNCKNLASLLGDKEVNLGISMECLKEVKFDSSNTPESFNCPNSVESLEIRDCDSLTSLTFSMGHSDKGFGFDPLCCLTSLTFIRCKNLKSFCHEHLQSLPSLTNLHVFDCPSMDYSFPCGLWPPNLRKLMIGGLKKPMSEWGQQNFPSSLVNLGISGINNRGEVSFAVEENVMNTTTTSLPFILPQSLVSLSSFELYIPDSFSDAVEQLPYLENLIVWDCPYFDYEGDLASRKPHLKIRVFGH